One window from the genome of Enterobacter asburiae encodes:
- a CDS encoding AAA family ATPase, protein MLIIFSGLPGSGKSTVAKIVTQRLGAVYLRVDTVEQAIRSVSEPGQKIGPEGYFALYGLASENLKLGSTVVTDSVNDINLVRDAFRDIALSLNVPFLEVEIVCSDEKEHRYRVENRVSDIPGLTPPDWERVKNREYEPWEREHLILDTALLSAAECADKILEIKNALNRP, encoded by the coding sequence ATGTTAATTATTTTTAGTGGGCTACCCGGCAGCGGAAAAAGCACTGTTGCAAAAATAGTCACTCAAAGGCTGGGAGCAGTATATCTACGGGTTGATACCGTTGAGCAGGCCATTCGTTCGGTCTCTGAACCTGGGCAAAAAATTGGGCCGGAGGGATATTTTGCCCTCTATGGTTTGGCAAGCGAGAATCTTAAGCTGGGCTCCACCGTTGTGACCGATTCCGTTAATGATATTAACCTTGTGCGAGATGCTTTCCGCGATATTGCTCTGTCGTTGAATGTCCCTTTCCTGGAAGTTGAAATTGTCTGCTCAGACGAAAAAGAACATCGTTATCGCGTAGAGAACAGAGTATCTGATATCCCGGGACTCACGCCTCCTGACTGGGAAAGGGTAAAAAACCGTGAGTATGAACCCTGGGAGAGAGAACATCTCATATTGGACACCGCCCTGTTATCAGCGGCAGAGTGTGCAGATAAAATCCTGGAAATTAAGAACGCTCTAAACCGGCCTTAA
- a CDS encoding RNA polymerase sigma factor yields MKAGEAGGSMLMSALNACRARLTAFIRGRTSVRDDADDILQEVTYQLMKVEQPVENVAAWLFRAARNEMTDRARKKREVSLSGYFTGVDEEGFPEDELAETLFGVPHTPEEEYLKTLLWEELGQALSELPPPQREVFEKTELHGYSIKMLAEETGASEQALLSRKHKAVLFLRTRLRDVYDALTGE; encoded by the coding sequence ATGAAAGCCGGGGAGGCGGGCGGATCCATGCTGATGTCGGCGCTTAATGCCTGCCGCGCCCGGCTGACAGCCTTCATTCGCGGGCGGACGTCCGTTCGCGATGATGCCGACGACATTTTGCAGGAAGTGACGTATCAGCTGATGAAAGTGGAGCAGCCGGTCGAAAACGTCGCCGCCTGGCTGTTCCGCGCAGCGCGTAACGAGATGACCGACCGGGCGCGTAAAAAGCGCGAGGTGTCACTCTCCGGCTATTTTACGGGCGTAGACGAAGAGGGGTTCCCGGAGGACGAGCTGGCCGAAACCCTGTTCGGCGTCCCGCACACGCCGGAAGAGGAGTACCTCAAAACGCTGCTGTGGGAAGAACTGGGGCAGGCGCTGTCTGAACTGCCGCCGCCGCAGCGTGAGGTGTTTGAAAAGACCGAACTGCACGGCTACAGCATTAAAATGCTGGCAGAGGAGACCGGCGCCAGCGAACAGGCGCTGTTATCCCGCAAGCACAAGGCGGTGCTGTTTCTGCGCACGCGGCTGCGGGACGTCTATGACGCGCTGACGGGCGAATAG
- a CDS encoding protein-disulfide reductase DsbD family protein → MLNLFRGFVFLWLSCIGIVHAADTGWQVSPQNDHARIRFQAEREQTHIKGLLTVELKPGWKTYWRSPGQGGVAPKISWPEGVTDSWSWPVPSRFDISGMTTQGYHDKVTIPITLDGVKGDTLDGTLTLSTCSNVCLLTDYPLRLDFTQPMDEGFSSEFEQAMRAVPGTSGVSADLSAWLAGDKLVITGTTDGKWDNPGIYFDPLEGDILPGEPVIKHDGNTLRVTVPVTDEWGDKPASLEGKTLSFVLTSGGHAQQTTMTVGETPATHSAPEGTGKMVLFALLGGLILNLMPCVLPVMGMKLNSILHAGSDRRAIRLRFLATSAGILTSFMLLAGMVTALKLAGASLGWGIQFQNPWFIGLMVAVTFLFALNLFGAFEMLLPSAATGRLATAGGSGIGGSFCEGMFATLLATPCSAPFLGTAVAFALGAPLHSLWLIFLMLGVGMSLPWLFVALVPKTAMLLPKPGRWMNTLKVVLGLMMLASSLWLATLLSVHLGESVSQMVMLVLIAVALALFALKGQKSSPLFWLVVIALSAFGGYQARGLLNASSDAVAQNVAQTIPWQPLSEEAIQQALAQGKRVFVDISADWCVTCKVNEHRVLNQPDVIAALRQPDVVALRGDWSQPSAFIAEFLAKRNRYAIPFNAAYGPGLPDGEILSPLLDKRTLVTTLNNAKG, encoded by the coding sequence ATGCTTAACCTCTTCAGGGGATTCGTCTTCCTGTGGCTGTCCTGCATCGGCATTGTCCATGCGGCGGACACAGGCTGGCAGGTTTCCCCACAAAACGATCACGCCCGCATCCGCTTTCAGGCGGAGAGGGAACAAACGCACATTAAAGGCCTGCTCACCGTTGAGCTGAAGCCCGGCTGGAAAACCTACTGGCGATCGCCGGGCCAGGGCGGCGTAGCGCCGAAAATCAGCTGGCCGGAAGGCGTAACGGATAGCTGGTCCTGGCCGGTCCCGTCGCGCTTCGATATTTCCGGCATGACGACACAGGGCTATCACGACAAGGTCACTATCCCGATAACGCTCGACGGAGTGAAGGGCGACACGCTCGACGGGACGCTCACGCTCTCAACCTGCAGTAACGTCTGCCTGCTGACGGACTACCCGCTGCGTCTCGATTTTACCCAGCCGATGGACGAGGGCTTCAGTAGCGAGTTCGAGCAGGCGATGCGTGCCGTGCCCGGTACGTCAGGCGTATCCGCGGATCTCTCCGCCTGGCTCGCTGGCGACAAGCTGGTGATTACCGGCACGACGGACGGGAAGTGGGATAATCCGGGGATCTACTTTGACCCGCTGGAGGGTGACATTCTTCCCGGCGAGCCGGTCATTAAACACGACGGCAATACGCTTCGGGTGACGGTTCCCGTGACCGACGAATGGGGCGATAAACCCGCCTCGCTGGAGGGCAAAACGTTGTCGTTTGTGCTGACCAGTGGCGGTCACGCGCAGCAAACCACCATGACCGTTGGCGAGACGCCAGCTACGCATTCTGCGCCGGAAGGGACGGGCAAAATGGTGCTCTTTGCGCTGCTGGGCGGGCTGATCCTCAACCTGATGCCCTGCGTGCTGCCGGTCATGGGGATGAAGCTTAACAGCATCCTGCATGCGGGATCGGACAGGCGCGCGATCAGGCTGCGGTTTCTGGCCACCAGCGCCGGGATCCTCACCTCCTTTATGCTGCTGGCGGGGATGGTGACCGCGCTGAAGCTGGCCGGAGCGTCGCTGGGGTGGGGTATTCAGTTCCAGAACCCGTGGTTTATCGGCCTGATGGTCGCCGTCACCTTCCTGTTTGCGCTGAACCTGTTTGGCGCGTTTGAGATGCTGCTGCCTTCAGCCGCCACGGGACGGTTGGCTACGGCAGGGGGATCGGGGATCGGCGGCAGCTTCTGCGAAGGAATGTTCGCCACGCTGCTGGCGACGCCGTGCTCCGCGCCGTTCCTCGGTACCGCGGTCGCCTTTGCTCTTGGCGCACCGCTGCACTCCCTGTGGCTGATTTTCCTGATGCTCGGCGTGGGCATGAGCCTGCCGTGGCTGTTTGTCGCTCTGGTGCCGAAAACGGCCATGCTGCTGCCGAAACCCGGCCGCTGGATGAACACGCTAAAAGTCGTTCTGGGCCTGATGATGCTGGCCTCCAGCCTCTGGCTGGCAACGTTGTTGAGCGTGCATCTGGGAGAGTCGGTCAGCCAGATGGTGATGCTGGTGCTCATCGCCGTCGCGCTGGCGCTGTTCGCGCTGAAGGGGCAAAAATCCTCACCGCTGTTCTGGCTCGTGGTCATCGCGCTGTCGGCGTTCGGCGGGTATCAGGCGCGCGGGCTGCTTAACGCGTCGTCTGACGCCGTGGCGCAGAATGTCGCTCAGACTATCCCGTGGCAGCCGCTCAGCGAGGAAGCCATCCAGCAGGCGCTGGCGCAGGGAAAACGGGTGTTTGTGGATATCTCGGCGGACTGGTGCGTGACCTGCAAAGTCAACGAGCATCGGGTGCTGAATCAGCCGGACGTTATTGCCGCGCTGCGCCAGCCGGACGTGGTGGCCCTGCGCGGAGACTGGAGCCAGCCGTCCGCGTTTATCGCGGAGTTTCTGGCGAAGCGAAACCGTTACGCCATTCCGTTTAACGCAGCGTATGGCCCCGGTCTGCCCGATGGCGAAATCCTCTCGCCGCTGCTGGACAAGCGCACCCTGGTCACCACCCTGAACAACGCAAAAGGCTAA